In the Sphingomonas sp. LM7 genome, one interval contains:
- a CDS encoding TonB-dependent receptor: protein MRIRALLVGTASAFALLTGAAHAQTADDAPATAEAQEGEDIVVTGYRASLAAAIENKRNANSIIDSVSAEDVGKFPNTNVAEALTLVPGVTVDRQFGQGEKVSILGTDPALNRTLLNGQTVASADWFILDSPGRTFNYALLAPQLVSRVDVYKSAEARIDEGSIGGTVNVITRKPLDLKPFTVAGTLGYLYNDRSEKGDVQGSALVSWRNEAGTIGLLASFQRAKDRLRRDGLEAYGTITADFWNGQNDAGTSSITTGNCTGTCATTLAANPDAVFPNAFGTSYFEQGRERLTYSAAAQWKPVPELTVGVDYLRIDATYDNLNQSMYAFPGNTWNSAGALNGLQVQDGIVTQASFTNALSVLDAQYRVAEMHSETWHGQIGWEGVNWNLNVEGGMSDADGGTKKQVFLEFLNWANYTVDISGAPGSPGTISYSTNVLGNPAAFATDPGWSGNLVEKPTTDKERYGQADLKFKFDGSLKSLQLGYKYRRHETGQRYAGVTVAGVNAAASLFDTSQVSDNYLRGFNGVNDQMTGRFKINGESMVDYVQGGSWVPGGGAVPTPSQFAAAEFTAGNWDVTEDIHAAYAQIDFEQGALHGNIGARYVHTASESAGYVCIPGTTCSTQANWTWESTSKTYEKVLPTINIAIGLKQDLIFRFAATQVISRPNYADMTNYFWLSDQILTGGGGNPDLDPYESDNFNASLEWYFAPRAILAAELFYKNVTNYILQRTGVESHFNTSLGIVTNYDISRPFNAGSAQVKGFAIAYQQNLPYGFGLLANYTYSDGKADSGADLPFNSRHQASLSPFFEAGPVSIRGTYTWRSKYFTGIDRGDQMYVRDTANVDVSATYNITQNIGLTISGMNLTDSEYYAYANTPRLPRGVYRTGRRALASVNVNF, encoded by the coding sequence ATGCGGATTCGGGCTCTTCTTGTCGGCACCGCCAGCGCGTTCGCGCTGCTCACGGGCGCCGCGCACGCACAGACTGCAGACGATGCGCCGGCTACGGCCGAAGCGCAGGAAGGTGAGGACATCGTCGTCACCGGCTATCGCGCCTCACTCGCCGCGGCGATCGAGAACAAGCGCAACGCTAATTCGATCATCGACTCCGTATCGGCCGAGGACGTCGGCAAATTCCCCAATACCAACGTCGCCGAAGCGCTGACGCTGGTTCCGGGCGTCACCGTCGATCGACAGTTCGGCCAGGGTGAGAAGGTCTCGATCCTCGGCACCGACCCGGCGCTCAACCGCACGCTGCTCAATGGCCAGACCGTCGCGTCGGCCGACTGGTTCATCCTCGATTCGCCGGGCCGAACCTTCAACTACGCGCTGCTCGCGCCGCAGCTGGTCAGCCGGGTCGACGTGTACAAGTCGGCCGAAGCGCGGATCGATGAAGGTTCGATCGGCGGCACGGTCAACGTCATCACGCGCAAGCCGCTCGACCTCAAGCCGTTCACTGTCGCCGGCACGCTTGGCTACCTCTATAACGATCGCTCGGAAAAGGGCGACGTGCAGGGCTCTGCGTTGGTCAGCTGGCGCAACGAAGCGGGTACGATCGGCCTGCTCGCCTCGTTCCAGCGTGCCAAGGACCGGCTCCGCCGCGACGGTCTCGAAGCCTATGGCACGATCACCGCGGACTTCTGGAACGGGCAAAACGACGCCGGCACCAGCTCGATCACCACAGGCAATTGCACCGGCACCTGCGCGACCACGCTCGCCGCCAATCCCGATGCGGTGTTCCCCAACGCATTCGGCACGTCGTATTTCGAGCAGGGCCGCGAACGGCTGACCTATTCGGCGGCGGCGCAGTGGAAGCCGGTGCCCGAGCTCACGGTCGGCGTCGATTATCTCCGCATCGATGCGACCTATGACAACCTCAACCAGTCGATGTACGCCTTCCCGGGCAACACCTGGAATAGCGCCGGCGCGCTGAACGGCTTGCAGGTGCAGGATGGCATCGTCACCCAGGCGTCGTTCACCAACGCGCTCTCGGTGCTCGACGCGCAGTATCGCGTCGCCGAGATGCATTCCGAGACGTGGCACGGCCAGATCGGCTGGGAAGGCGTGAACTGGAACCTGAATGTCGAAGGCGGCATGTCCGACGCCGATGGCGGCACCAAGAAGCAGGTGTTCCTCGAATTCCTGAACTGGGCCAATTACACCGTCGATATCAGCGGCGCGCCCGGCAGCCCTGGAACGATCAGCTACAGCACCAACGTGCTCGGCAATCCCGCGGCCTTTGCGACCGATCCGGGCTGGAGCGGCAATCTCGTCGAGAAGCCGACCACCGACAAGGAGCGCTACGGTCAGGCCGACCTCAAGTTCAAGTTCGACGGCAGCCTCAAGAGCCTGCAGCTCGGCTATAAATACCGCCGCCACGAGACTGGTCAGCGTTATGCCGGCGTCACCGTCGCAGGCGTCAATGCTGCCGCATCGCTGTTTGATACCAGCCAGGTGAGCGACAATTATCTGCGCGGCTTCAATGGCGTGAACGACCAGATGACCGGCCGCTTCAAGATCAACGGCGAGTCGATGGTCGATTACGTCCAGGGCGGCAGCTGGGTGCCCGGTGGCGGGGCGGTGCCGACGCCGTCGCAATTCGCCGCGGCTGAGTTCACCGCGGGCAATTGGGACGTGACCGAGGACATCCACGCCGCCTATGCCCAGATCGATTTCGAACAGGGTGCGCTGCACGGCAATATCGGCGCGCGCTATGTGCACACCGCCAGCGAGAGCGCGGGTTATGTCTGCATTCCGGGCACGACGTGCAGCACGCAGGCCAACTGGACCTGGGAGAGCACCAGCAAGACCTATGAGAAGGTCTTGCCGACGATCAACATCGCGATCGGTCTCAAGCAGGACCTTATCTTCCGCTTCGCCGCGACGCAGGTGATCTCGCGGCCCAACTATGCCGACATGACCAATTATTTCTGGCTGTCGGACCAGATCCTCACCGGCGGCGGGGGCAATCCCGATCTCGATCCGTATGAATCGGACAATTTCAATGCCTCGCTTGAATGGTATTTCGCGCCGCGCGCTATCCTCGCCGCCGAGCTGTTCTACAAGAACGTCACCAATTACATCCTCCAGCGCACTGGGGTTGAAAGCCATTTCAACACGTCGCTCGGGATCGTCACCAACTACGACATCAGCCGTCCGTTCAATGCCGGTTCGGCGCAGGTGAAGGGCTTCGCAATCGCCTATCAGCAGAACCTTCCCTACGGCTTCGGCCTCCTCGCAAACTACACCTACTCCGACGGCAAAGCCGATAGTGGGGCAGACTTGCCGTTCAATTCGCGGCATCAAGCTAGTCTGAGCCCGTTCTTCGAGGCTGGCCCGGTCTCGATCCGCGGGACTTATACCTGGCGGTCGAAATACTTCACTGGCATTGATCGCGGTGACCAGATGTACGTCCGCGATACCGCGAACGTCGATGTCTCGGCGACCTACAACATCACCCAGAATATCGGCCTGACCATCTCTGGGATGAACCTCACCGACAGCGAATATTACGCCTATGCCAACACGCCGCGCCTGCCGCGCGGGGTCTATCGCACTGGCCGCCGGGCACTCGCCTCGGTCAACGTCAACTTCTGA
- a CDS encoding GntR family transcriptional regulator encodes MPLLAEKIRPLDGAGGGPLYRRLEDALRDALRDQVLKPNEALPAERDLAADLSVSRITLRKALDTLVNEGLLVRRQGAGTFVAGRVEKQFAKLSSFSEDMAARGRTVRSEWLGRSSGAVTPDESLTLGLSPGTPVYRFNRIRFADDTPMAIEYSTIPGFGLDGEEGVGASLYAALEASGNRPVRALQRLRAVLFDAAQAELLGIEAGAPGLYIERRGFLADGRVIEATQSWYRGDAYDFVAELDTRG; translated from the coding sequence ATGCCGCTGCTGGCCGAAAAGATACGTCCTCTTGATGGAGCCGGTGGCGGGCCGCTGTACCGCCGGCTGGAAGACGCCCTGCGCGATGCGCTGCGCGATCAGGTGCTCAAGCCTAACGAGGCGTTGCCCGCGGAACGCGATCTGGCCGCCGACCTCTCGGTCTCGCGCATCACGTTGCGCAAGGCGCTCGACACACTGGTCAACGAAGGCCTGCTGGTCCGCCGCCAGGGCGCAGGCACTTTCGTCGCCGGGCGCGTCGAGAAGCAGTTCGCCAAGCTCTCCTCCTTCTCCGAGGACATGGCCGCACGCGGACGGACGGTGCGCAGCGAATGGCTCGGCCGCTCCTCGGGCGCGGTGACGCCCGACGAGTCGCTTACGCTGGGCCTGAGCCCGGGCACCCCGGTCTATCGCTTCAACCGCATCCGCTTTGCCGACGATACGCCGATGGCGATCGAATATTCGACCATTCCCGGCTTCGGGCTGGACGGCGAGGAAGGCGTGGGCGCATCGCTCTACGCCGCGCTGGAAGCGAGCGGCAATCGGCCGGTACGCGCACTCCAGCGGCTGCGCGCCGTGCTGTTCGACGCGGCGCAGGCCGAATTGCTGGGGATCGAGGCGGGCGCGCCGGGGCTGTATATCGAGCGCCGCGGCTTCCTGGCCGATGGCCGGGTGATCGAAGCGACGCAGAGCTGGTATCGCGGCGACGCCTATGACTTCGTCGCCGAACTCGACACGCGAGGCTGA
- a CDS encoding SIS domain-containing protein, with product MFQEAGEAAAVVRRQLTANQSAVTALAAQLRAESPRGVLTCARGSSDHAATFGKYLIETRLGVLTTSAAPSISSVYGASAKLAGMLAIGISQSGKSPDILSAMRAAKAGGARTVALVNTADSPLANEVDTFLPLHAGAELSVAASKSYIASLAALLHLAGEWAGDGELLEALHGAPALLEQAWTADWSPMVERLERAQGLYVIGRGLGFGIAQEAALKFKETCGLHAEAFSAAEVRHGPMALVGRDFPLLVFRQGDETADGVDELVAEVLARGGDVLVSGGDVPGAVQLPHPTAHPAIEPMLQVQAFYRAVNALSLRRGFDPDRPPLLAKVTETV from the coding sequence ATGTTCCAAGAAGCCGGCGAGGCCGCGGCGGTGGTGCGCCGCCAGCTGACCGCCAACCAGAGCGCAGTCACCGCGCTCGCCGCGCAGCTTCGCGCCGAATCGCCGCGCGGTGTTCTCACCTGTGCGCGCGGCAGCTCTGACCATGCCGCGACGTTCGGCAAATATCTGATCGAGACGCGGCTGGGCGTGCTGACCACTTCGGCAGCGCCTTCGATCTCGTCGGTCTACGGCGCGTCGGCCAAGCTTGCCGGCATGTTGGCGATAGGCATCTCGCAATCGGGCAAGAGCCCCGATATTCTCTCGGCGATGCGCGCGGCCAAGGCAGGCGGCGCCCGCACGGTGGCATTGGTCAACACCGCCGATTCGCCGCTGGCGAATGAAGTCGACACCTTCCTGCCGCTCCATGCCGGCGCGGAACTCAGCGTCGCGGCAAGCAAATCCTACATCGCCAGCCTGGCCGCCTTGCTGCACCTGGCCGGCGAATGGGCCGGTGACGGCGAGCTGCTCGAAGCGCTTCACGGCGCCCCTGCCCTGCTCGAACAGGCATGGACGGCGGACTGGTCGCCGATGGTCGAGCGGCTGGAGCGGGCGCAGGGGCTGTACGTCATCGGCCGTGGCCTGGGCTTCGGCATCGCCCAGGAGGCAGCGCTCAAGTTCAAGGAGACCTGTGGACTCCATGCCGAAGCGTTCAGCGCCGCCGAAGTCCGCCACGGGCCGATGGCGCTGGTCGGGCGCGATTTTCCGCTGCTCGTGTTCCGCCAGGGCGACGAGACTGCCGATGGAGTCGACGAGCTGGTCGCAGAAGTGCTCGCCCGCGGCGGCGACGTGCTGGTGAGCGGCGGCGACGTGCCCGGCGCGGTGCAGCTACCGCATCCGACTGCGCATCCGGCGATCGAGCCGATGCTGCAGGTCCAGGCATTCTACCGTGCCGTCAACGCACTCTCGCTGCGCCGTGGCTTCGACCCCGACCGGCCACCCCTGCTCGCCAAGGTCACCGAAACCGTCTGA
- the nagA gene encoding N-acetylglucosamine-6-phosphate deacetylase — protein MVAALVNGRVLRDGALRDGEAVLLEGERIAAIVPLEEVPVGAARHDLKGAMLLPGFIDTQVNGGGGVLFNDSPTVEGIAAIGAAHRRFGTTGFLPTLISDDLDVIRRAIAAVDAAIDAGVPGVLGIHIEGPFLNVERRGIHRSDKIRSLDDEGFAVLTSLRRGRTLVTLAPERTTPATIRRLVDAGLIVAAGHSNASYAQSIAAVEAGVTGITHLFNAMSPLTSRAPGLTGAALERPELICGIIVDGHHVNPTTLKIALCCKAPEGLMLVTDAMPSVGSDADSFMLQGRRIDVRDGICRDADGTLAGSHLDMAAAVANSVAMLGVSIEAAACMAAQAPAAFLGLQGSVGTIAPGYRADLVALDATFAVIGTWISGARATPP, from the coding sequence ATGGTCGCAGCGCTGGTCAATGGCCGCGTGCTTCGCGACGGCGCCCTTCGCGATGGCGAGGCGGTGCTGCTGGAGGGCGAGCGGATCGCCGCCATCGTGCCGTTGGAGGAAGTGCCGGTGGGTGCGGCGCGCCACGATCTTAAGGGTGCGATGCTGCTTCCCGGCTTCATCGACACCCAGGTCAACGGCGGCGGCGGCGTGCTGTTCAACGATTCGCCGACTGTCGAGGGGATCGCCGCGATCGGCGCGGCGCATCGCCGCTTCGGCACCACCGGCTTCCTCCCGACGCTGATCAGCGACGATCTCGACGTGATCCGGCGCGCGATCGCCGCCGTGGATGCGGCGATCGATGCGGGCGTACCGGGCGTGCTGGGCATCCATATCGAGGGCCCGTTCCTCAACGTCGAGCGACGCGGCATCCATCGTTCGGACAAGATCCGATCGCTCGACGACGAAGGCTTCGCGGTGCTGACCTCGCTTCGGCGCGGGCGGACGCTGGTGACGCTGGCGCCCGAGCGGACCACCCCCGCGACGATTCGCCGGCTGGTCGATGCCGGGCTGATCGTCGCGGCGGGTCACAGCAACGCCAGCTATGCGCAGTCTATCGCCGCAGTGGAGGCCGGAGTCACCGGCATCACCCATTTGTTCAATGCGATGTCGCCGCTCACCTCGCGCGCGCCCGGCCTCACCGGTGCGGCGCTGGAGCGGCCCGAACTCATTTGCGGGATCATCGTCGACGGGCATCATGTCAACCCGACCACGCTCAAGATCGCACTGTGCTGCAAGGCGCCCGAGGGGCTGATGCTGGTGACCGACGCGATGCCGTCGGTGGGCAGCGATGCCGACAGCTTCATGCTGCAGGGCCGCCGCATCGATGTCCGCGACGGGATCTGCAGGGATGCCGACGGAACGCTGGCCGGATCGCATCTCGACATGGCCGCCGCAGTCGCCAACAGCGTCGCGATGCTGGGGGTCTCGATCGAAGCCGCGGCGTGCATGGCCGCGCAGGCACCCGCGGCGTTTCTCGGTCTGCAGGGTAGTGTCGGCACGATCGCCCCGGGCTACCGCGCCGATCTGGTCGCGCTGGATGCGACCTTCGCAGTGATCGGCACCTGGATCAGCGGCGCTCGCGCAACGCCGCCTTGA
- a CDS encoding response regulator has translation MADAEIIEDRAKVLVVDDDERNLLAIANVLEDVAEVVVANSGEEALRQLLRTEFAVILLDVYMPGIDGYETAQMIRSREQTKRVPIVFLSAVNKESEHLLRGYSMGAVDYVFKPVEPVVIRSKVAVFVDLFLMTREIQRKARQEQALLDANLRANAERLRVEQELRLAEQRQAAIIESLPIVLYLEEVDADPRIPKFVSGNFQAVTGYAFEEIQNAPALWADRLHPEDRERALEALGARRSGEALAVEYRWQCADGQYKHFLDQAVLLRDSFGNPVEFAGTLLDVTERKELESQLTQARKMDAIGQLTGGIAHDFNNLLAAVLGGLGMIQRRVPLSDDQAKIVGMTKHAAEQGAELVKHLLAFARRQKLEPASIQIPRLAQSVTSLLAHTLGGMVELGWKLSDDLSPVYADAAQLELALMNLIINARDAMPEGGVVTVAAEDREIVEQVGRTGLKPGHYVVIGVGDTGCGIAPELIEQVLEPFFTTKPVGKGTGLGLSMVYGFAQQSGGEVRVDSELGSGTCVEIWLPRAPDPEPGAAPAIAEDLADVAVAAMRILLVDDHDGVRTVTAALLEDLGHTVQHVTEGAQALDLFRKDPAGFDLLITDYAMPRMSGAELVRQVRNERTDFPALIITGYAQADLNASESAGVRILDKPFTPEQLKAALRERR, from the coding sequence GTGGCAGACGCAGAAATCATCGAGGATCGCGCCAAGGTGCTCGTCGTCGATGATGACGAGCGCAACCTGCTCGCGATCGCCAACGTGCTCGAGGACGTCGCCGAAGTCGTCGTCGCCAATTCGGGCGAGGAAGCGCTGCGCCAGCTGCTCCGTACCGAATTCGCAGTGATCCTGCTCGACGTCTACATGCCCGGCATCGACGGTTATGAGACCGCGCAGATGATCCGATCGCGCGAGCAGACCAAGCGCGTGCCGATCGTCTTCCTCTCCGCCGTAAACAAGGAGAGCGAGCATCTCCTGCGCGGCTATTCGATGGGTGCCGTGGACTATGTGTTCAAGCCGGTCGAGCCGGTGGTCATCCGCTCGAAGGTGGCAGTGTTCGTCGACCTGTTCCTGATGACGCGCGAAATCCAGCGCAAGGCGCGGCAGGAGCAGGCACTGCTCGACGCGAACCTGCGCGCCAATGCCGAGCGGCTGCGCGTCGAGCAGGAATTGCGCCTCGCCGAGCAGCGCCAGGCGGCGATCATCGAGTCGCTTCCGATCGTGCTCTACCTTGAGGAAGTCGACGCCGATCCACGCATCCCGAAGTTCGTCAGCGGCAATTTCCAAGCGGTCACCGGCTATGCGTTCGAGGAGATCCAGAATGCCCCGGCGCTCTGGGCCGACCGGCTGCATCCCGAGGACCGCGAACGTGCGCTCGAAGCGCTCGGCGCACGCCGGTCGGGCGAGGCGCTCGCCGTCGAGTATCGCTGGCAATGCGCCGATGGCCAATACAAGCATTTCCTCGACCAGGCGGTGCTGTTGCGCGATTCCTTCGGCAATCCGGTCGAGTTTGCCGGCACGCTGCTTGACGTCACCGAACGCAAGGAACTGGAAAGCCAGCTCACCCAGGCACGCAAGATGGACGCGATCGGCCAGCTGACTGGTGGCATCGCGCACGACTTCAACAACTTGCTCGCCGCGGTGCTCGGCGGACTCGGCATGATCCAGCGGCGCGTGCCGCTGAGCGATGACCAGGCCAAGATCGTCGGCATGACCAAGCACGCGGCCGAGCAGGGCGCCGAGCTGGTCAAGCATCTGCTCGCCTTCGCCCGCCGCCAGAAGCTAGAGCCGGCATCGATCCAGATCCCGCGGCTCGCCCAGTCCGTCACCAGCCTGCTCGCACACACCCTGGGCGGGATGGTCGAACTCGGCTGGAAGCTCTCGGACGATCTCTCGCCGGTCTACGCCGACGCCGCGCAACTCGAACTCGCGCTGATGAACCTGATCATCAACGCGCGCGATGCGATGCCCGAAGGCGGCGTCGTCACCGTCGCCGCCGAGGATCGCGAGATCGTCGAGCAGGTCGGCCGCACTGGCCTCAAGCCCGGCCATTATGTCGTGATCGGCGTCGGCGACACCGGTTGCGGGATCGCGCCCGAGCTGATCGAGCAGGTGCTCGAACCCTTCTTCACCACCAAGCCGGTGGGCAAGGGCACCGGGCTGGGGCTCAGCATGGTCTATGGCTTCGCGCAGCAATCGGGCGGCGAGGTTCGCGTCGACAGCGAGCTCGGCAGCGGCACCTGTGTCGAGATCTGGCTACCCCGCGCACCCGATCCCGAACCCGGCGCGGCGCCGGCCATCGCCGAGGATCTGGCGGACGTCGCAGTCGCGGCGATGCGGATCCTGCTGGTCGACGACCATGACGGCGTCCGCACCGTCACTGCGGCGCTGCTCGAGGATCTCGGCCACACGGTGCAGCACGTGACCGAGGGCGCGCAGGCGCTCGACTTGTTCCGCAAGGATCCCGCGGGCTTCGACTTGCTGATCACCGACTATGCGATGCCGCGCATGTCGGGTGCCGAGCTTGTGCGTCAGGTCCGCAACGAGCGCACCGATTTCCCCGCGCTCATCATCACCGGCTATGCCCAGGCCGACCTCAATGCCTCGGAAAGCGCAGGCGTCCGCATCCTCGACAAGCCCTTCACGCCAGAACAGCTCAAGGCGGCGTTGCGCGAGCGCCGCTGA